One window of the Hemitrygon akajei chromosome 5, sHemAka1.3, whole genome shotgun sequence genome contains the following:
- the bbx gene encoding HMG box transcription factor BBX isoform X1: MLPRFPESADFLNLHSLHSTMKASSRNKDHSADGDGTGKRPKRKCLQWHPLLAKKMLDFSEEEEEDEEDEDIDKDALSTEGLEHEADETDDDSSEQRARRPMNAFLLFCKRHRSLVRQQHPRLDNRGATKILADWWSVLDPKEKQKYTDLAKEYKDAFLKANPGYKWCPTTNKPLKSPSPTVTTRKKLWTFPTEPTKDFPIIKRVVKTEEMPQINFAMADPTQMGGLSMLLLAGEHALTAKEPGVPDSKQCGNSALFQLAEMCSDRLVTEGVKTESSTIILEDEHKPEIPAVNSPIGTKNDINTKPREWIANEKPLSLLTDNSMTSLNKGEKIKKKKKKKVKLESTKADKQTFKKSGKKRKSSESDIDSLMYTIDAVAKGDWGTEKPSVSPVKSGRCSAKSTENQLYSVSSPPKKKIKPKPIKLSAEKVSELNKHSKVSDSEKITTSPIKTETFPITDQLLSHSALSEVKGESKEINKKTEASGSRKSERACKGALYKTLVSEGMLTSLRANVDRGKKASGKGGSSDHEGCWKEDDWTFSNVGSSGTKKLKKLKQKDESALGLGNLEQEFEKKFNSLPQYSPVTFDRKNSTVTRKKKKNRSGSTEQLKCDKGSSASQKIVSKFKHQKDTLHLTDKAIFPQDTSSEEHAEKADHAPSIPSSLLTVTQEPLVGSQKRKARKTKITHLIRTADGRLSPAGDLSKEKMLCKQEKKKQPEKTDALTSAVNYGSSENEQVCSISPEVQTTSAIPAFFSLAALAEVAAMENAHRGQHAVSLNHDGQPKEMAQTAVLISCADQ, from the exons CACAGCACCATGAAAGCTAGCAGCAGAAACAAAGACCACTCAGCAGATGGCGATGGGACTGGAAAGAGACCAAAACGGAAGTGTCTTCAGTGGCATCCGTTGCTTGCCAAAAAGATGCTGGACTTctctgaggaggaggaggaggatgaggaagACGAAGATATTGATAAG GATGCTTTGAGCACAGAGGGACTTGAACATGAGGCAGATGAGACAGATGATGACTCCTCTGAACAGCGAGCTCGCAGGCCAATGAATGCATTTCTTCTGTTCTGCAAACGGCATCGCTCTTTGGTTCGGCAACAACATCCTCGTCTAGACAACCGTGGTGCTACAAAAATTCTGGCAGACTGGTGGTCTGTCTTAGATCCAAAGGAAAAGCAGAAATACACTGACCTTGCTAAAGAG TATAAGGATGCTTTTCTAAAGGCCAACCCTGGTTACAAATGGTGTCCAACAACAAACAAGCCACTGAAGAGTCCATCACCTACTGTCACAACAAGGAAGAAGCTTTGGACATTTCCAACAGAACCAACAAAGGACTTTCCCATCATCAAAAGGGTGGTAAAGACTGAGGAAATGCCACAAATCAACTTTGCTATGGCAG ATCCCACTCAAATGGGAGGACTCAGCATGCTGCTCTTAGCAGGAGAACATGCCTTAACAGCCAAGGAG CCAGGGGTTCCGGATTCAAAGCAGTGTGGGAATTCTGCATTATTTCAGCTAGCAgag ATGTGTTCAGACCGGTTGGTAACAGAAGGAGTAAAAACTGAATCTTCTACAATTATCCTGGAAGATGAGCATAAGCCTGAGATCCCCGCTGTTAATTCTCCAATTGGTACAAAGAATGACATTAATACCAAGCCAAGGGAGTGGATTGCTAATGAAAAACCATTGTCTTTGCTAACTGACAATTCTATGACAAGTCTTAACAAAGGTGAAAAaattaagaaaaagaaaaagaagaaagttAAACTTGAATCTACCAAAGCTGATAAACAGACATTTAAAAAAAGTGGAAAGAAACGGAAATCTTCTGAGTCTGACATAGATAGTTTAATGTATACTATAGATGCTGTGGCTAAAGGTGACTGGGGCACTGAAAAGCCTTCAGTAAGTCCGGTAAAAAGTGGACGGTGCTCAGCAAAGTCAACTGAAAATCAATTATACTCTGTCTCCAGCCCaccaaagaaaaaaattaaaccaAAACCAATAAAATTATCTGCTGAGAAAGTTTCAGAACTCAACAAACACTCAAAGGTGTCTGATTCTGAGAAGATTACCACCAGCCCCATCAAAACTGAAACATTTCCTATAACTGATCAACTACTTTCACATAGTGCGCTAAGTGAAGTGAAAGGTGAAAGCAAGGAAATCAACAAAAAAACAGAAGCTTCTGGGTCCAGAAAATCTGAACGAGCATGTAAAGGTGCCCTTTACAAGACTTTAGTGTCAGAAGGCATGTTGACATCTTTACGAGCAAATGTTGACAGAG GCAAGAAAGCTTCAGGGAAAGGGGGATCCTCTGATCATGAAGGATGTTGGAAGGAGGATGATTGGACATTTTCAAATGTTGGAAGCAGTGGAACCAAAAAGTTGAAAAAATTGAAACAAAAAGATGAATCAGCCCTTGG CTTAGGGAATCTAGAGCAGGAATTTGAAAAGAAATTCAACAGCCTTCCACAATACAGTCCGGTAACCTTTGACCGCAAGAACTCAACAGTGACAAGGAAAAAGAAGAAGAACAGGAGTGGATCCACTGAGCAGCTGAAGTGTGATAAAG GATCATCTGCATCTCAGAAAATAGTCAGCAAGTTTAAACACCAAAAGGACACACTTCATTTAACTGATAAAG CCATATTCCCACAAGATACGAGCTCTGAAGAACATGCGGAGAAAGCAGATCATGCGCCATCAATTCCAAGCAGTCTACTAACGGTCACACAAGAACCACTCGTTGGCAGCCAAAAGCGCAAGGCTAGAAAAACAAAAATAACGCACCTAATCCGAACAGCTGATGGACGATTGTCACCTGCAGGGG ACCTATCAAAGGAGAAGATGTTATGTAAACAGGAGAAGAAAAAGCAGCCAGAAAAGACAGATGCTTTGACTAGTGCAGTCAACTACGGTAGCTCAGAAAATGAACAGGTTTGCAGTATTTCACCGGAAGTGCAAACTACATCAGCTATCCCAGCATTCTTCAGTTTAGCTGCCTTGGCAGAGGTTGCGGCAATGGAAAATGCACACAG AGGCCAACATGCAGTTTCTCTGAACCACGATGGACAGCCCAAGGAAATGGCGCAAA
- the bbx gene encoding HMG box transcription factor BBX isoform X2 — protein MLPRFPESADFLNLHSLHSTMKASSRNKDHSADGDGTGKRPKRKCLQWHPLLAKKMLDFSEEEEEDEEDEDIDKDALSTEGLEHEADETDDDSSEQRARRPMNAFLLFCKRHRSLVRQQHPRLDNRGATKILADWWSVLDPKEKQKYTDLAKEYKDAFLKANPGYKWCPTTNKPLKSPSPTVTTRKKLWTFPTEPTKDFPIIKRVVKTEEMPQINFAMADPTQMGGLSMLLLAGEHALTAKEMCSDRLVTEGVKTESSTIILEDEHKPEIPAVNSPIGTKNDINTKPREWIANEKPLSLLTDNSMTSLNKGEKIKKKKKKKVKLESTKADKQTFKKSGKKRKSSESDIDSLMYTIDAVAKGDWGTEKPSVSPVKSGRCSAKSTENQLYSVSSPPKKKIKPKPIKLSAEKVSELNKHSKVSDSEKITTSPIKTETFPITDQLLSHSALSEVKGESKEINKKTEASGSRKSERACKGALYKTLVSEGMLTSLRANVDRGKKASGKGGSSDHEGCWKEDDWTFSNVGSSGTKKLKKLKQKDESALGLGNLEQEFEKKFNSLPQYSPVTFDRKNSTVTRKKKKNRSGSTEQLKCDKGSSASQKIVSKFKHQKDTLHLTDKAIFPQDTSSEEHAEKADHAPSIPSSLLTVTQEPLVGSQKRKARKTKITHLIRTADGRLSPAGDLSKEKMLCKQEKKKQPEKTDALTSAVNYGSSENEQVCSISPEVQTTSAIPAFFSLAALAEVAAMENAHRGQHAVSLNHDGQPKEMAQTAVLISCADQ, from the exons CACAGCACCATGAAAGCTAGCAGCAGAAACAAAGACCACTCAGCAGATGGCGATGGGACTGGAAAGAGACCAAAACGGAAGTGTCTTCAGTGGCATCCGTTGCTTGCCAAAAAGATGCTGGACTTctctgaggaggaggaggaggatgaggaagACGAAGATATTGATAAG GATGCTTTGAGCACAGAGGGACTTGAACATGAGGCAGATGAGACAGATGATGACTCCTCTGAACAGCGAGCTCGCAGGCCAATGAATGCATTTCTTCTGTTCTGCAAACGGCATCGCTCTTTGGTTCGGCAACAACATCCTCGTCTAGACAACCGTGGTGCTACAAAAATTCTGGCAGACTGGTGGTCTGTCTTAGATCCAAAGGAAAAGCAGAAATACACTGACCTTGCTAAAGAG TATAAGGATGCTTTTCTAAAGGCCAACCCTGGTTACAAATGGTGTCCAACAACAAACAAGCCACTGAAGAGTCCATCACCTACTGTCACAACAAGGAAGAAGCTTTGGACATTTCCAACAGAACCAACAAAGGACTTTCCCATCATCAAAAGGGTGGTAAAGACTGAGGAAATGCCACAAATCAACTTTGCTATGGCAG ATCCCACTCAAATGGGAGGACTCAGCATGCTGCTCTTAGCAGGAGAACATGCCTTAACAGCCAAGGAG ATGTGTTCAGACCGGTTGGTAACAGAAGGAGTAAAAACTGAATCTTCTACAATTATCCTGGAAGATGAGCATAAGCCTGAGATCCCCGCTGTTAATTCTCCAATTGGTACAAAGAATGACATTAATACCAAGCCAAGGGAGTGGATTGCTAATGAAAAACCATTGTCTTTGCTAACTGACAATTCTATGACAAGTCTTAACAAAGGTGAAAAaattaagaaaaagaaaaagaagaaagttAAACTTGAATCTACCAAAGCTGATAAACAGACATTTAAAAAAAGTGGAAAGAAACGGAAATCTTCTGAGTCTGACATAGATAGTTTAATGTATACTATAGATGCTGTGGCTAAAGGTGACTGGGGCACTGAAAAGCCTTCAGTAAGTCCGGTAAAAAGTGGACGGTGCTCAGCAAAGTCAACTGAAAATCAATTATACTCTGTCTCCAGCCCaccaaagaaaaaaattaaaccaAAACCAATAAAATTATCTGCTGAGAAAGTTTCAGAACTCAACAAACACTCAAAGGTGTCTGATTCTGAGAAGATTACCACCAGCCCCATCAAAACTGAAACATTTCCTATAACTGATCAACTACTTTCACATAGTGCGCTAAGTGAAGTGAAAGGTGAAAGCAAGGAAATCAACAAAAAAACAGAAGCTTCTGGGTCCAGAAAATCTGAACGAGCATGTAAAGGTGCCCTTTACAAGACTTTAGTGTCAGAAGGCATGTTGACATCTTTACGAGCAAATGTTGACAGAG GCAAGAAAGCTTCAGGGAAAGGGGGATCCTCTGATCATGAAGGATGTTGGAAGGAGGATGATTGGACATTTTCAAATGTTGGAAGCAGTGGAACCAAAAAGTTGAAAAAATTGAAACAAAAAGATGAATCAGCCCTTGG CTTAGGGAATCTAGAGCAGGAATTTGAAAAGAAATTCAACAGCCTTCCACAATACAGTCCGGTAACCTTTGACCGCAAGAACTCAACAGTGACAAGGAAAAAGAAGAAGAACAGGAGTGGATCCACTGAGCAGCTGAAGTGTGATAAAG GATCATCTGCATCTCAGAAAATAGTCAGCAAGTTTAAACACCAAAAGGACACACTTCATTTAACTGATAAAG CCATATTCCCACAAGATACGAGCTCTGAAGAACATGCGGAGAAAGCAGATCATGCGCCATCAATTCCAAGCAGTCTACTAACGGTCACACAAGAACCACTCGTTGGCAGCCAAAAGCGCAAGGCTAGAAAAACAAAAATAACGCACCTAATCCGAACAGCTGATGGACGATTGTCACCTGCAGGGG ACCTATCAAAGGAGAAGATGTTATGTAAACAGGAGAAGAAAAAGCAGCCAGAAAAGACAGATGCTTTGACTAGTGCAGTCAACTACGGTAGCTCAGAAAATGAACAGGTTTGCAGTATTTCACCGGAAGTGCAAACTACATCAGCTATCCCAGCATTCTTCAGTTTAGCTGCCTTGGCAGAGGTTGCGGCAATGGAAAATGCACACAG AGGCCAACATGCAGTTTCTCTGAACCACGATGGACAGCCCAAGGAAATGGCGCAAA
- the bbx gene encoding HMG box transcription factor BBX isoform X4 — MLPRFPESADFLNLHSLHSTMKASSRNKDHSADGDGTGKRPKRKCLQWHPLLAKKMLDFSEEEEEDEEDEDIDKDALSTEGLEHEADETDDDSSEQRARRPMNAFLLFCKRHRSLVRQQHPRLDNRGATKILADWWSVLDPKEKQKYTDLAKEYKDAFLKANPGYKWCPTTNKPLKSPSPTVTTRKKLWTFPTEPTKDFPIIKRVVKTEEMPQINFAMADPTQMGGLSMLLLAGEHALTAKEPGVPDSKQCGNSALFQLAEMCSDRLVTEGVKTESSTIILEDEHKPEIPAVNSPIGTKNDINTKPREWIANEKPLSLLTDNSMTSLNKGEKIKKKKKKKVKLESTKADKQTFKKSGKKRKSSESDIDSLMYTIDAVAKGDWGTEKPSVSPVKSGRCSAKSTENQLYSVSSPPKKKIKPKPIKLSAEKVSELNKHSKVSDSEKITTSPIKTETFPITDQLLSHSALSEVKGESKEINKKTEASGSRKSERACKGALYKTLVSEGMLTSLRANVDRGKKASGKGGSSDHEGCWKEDDWTFSNVGSSGTKKLKKLKQKDESALGLGNLEQEFEKKFNSLPQYSPVTFDRKNSTVTRKKKKNRSGSTEQLKCDKAIFPQDTSSEEHAEKADHAPSIPSSLLTVTQEPLVGSQKRKARKTKITHLIRTADGRLSPAGDLSKEKMLCKQEKKKQPEKTDALTSAVNYGSSENEQVCSISPEVQTTSAIPAFFSLAALAEVAAMENAHRGQHAVSLNHDGQPKEMAQTAVLISCADQ; from the exons CACAGCACCATGAAAGCTAGCAGCAGAAACAAAGACCACTCAGCAGATGGCGATGGGACTGGAAAGAGACCAAAACGGAAGTGTCTTCAGTGGCATCCGTTGCTTGCCAAAAAGATGCTGGACTTctctgaggaggaggaggaggatgaggaagACGAAGATATTGATAAG GATGCTTTGAGCACAGAGGGACTTGAACATGAGGCAGATGAGACAGATGATGACTCCTCTGAACAGCGAGCTCGCAGGCCAATGAATGCATTTCTTCTGTTCTGCAAACGGCATCGCTCTTTGGTTCGGCAACAACATCCTCGTCTAGACAACCGTGGTGCTACAAAAATTCTGGCAGACTGGTGGTCTGTCTTAGATCCAAAGGAAAAGCAGAAATACACTGACCTTGCTAAAGAG TATAAGGATGCTTTTCTAAAGGCCAACCCTGGTTACAAATGGTGTCCAACAACAAACAAGCCACTGAAGAGTCCATCACCTACTGTCACAACAAGGAAGAAGCTTTGGACATTTCCAACAGAACCAACAAAGGACTTTCCCATCATCAAAAGGGTGGTAAAGACTGAGGAAATGCCACAAATCAACTTTGCTATGGCAG ATCCCACTCAAATGGGAGGACTCAGCATGCTGCTCTTAGCAGGAGAACATGCCTTAACAGCCAAGGAG CCAGGGGTTCCGGATTCAAAGCAGTGTGGGAATTCTGCATTATTTCAGCTAGCAgag ATGTGTTCAGACCGGTTGGTAACAGAAGGAGTAAAAACTGAATCTTCTACAATTATCCTGGAAGATGAGCATAAGCCTGAGATCCCCGCTGTTAATTCTCCAATTGGTACAAAGAATGACATTAATACCAAGCCAAGGGAGTGGATTGCTAATGAAAAACCATTGTCTTTGCTAACTGACAATTCTATGACAAGTCTTAACAAAGGTGAAAAaattaagaaaaagaaaaagaagaaagttAAACTTGAATCTACCAAAGCTGATAAACAGACATTTAAAAAAAGTGGAAAGAAACGGAAATCTTCTGAGTCTGACATAGATAGTTTAATGTATACTATAGATGCTGTGGCTAAAGGTGACTGGGGCACTGAAAAGCCTTCAGTAAGTCCGGTAAAAAGTGGACGGTGCTCAGCAAAGTCAACTGAAAATCAATTATACTCTGTCTCCAGCCCaccaaagaaaaaaattaaaccaAAACCAATAAAATTATCTGCTGAGAAAGTTTCAGAACTCAACAAACACTCAAAGGTGTCTGATTCTGAGAAGATTACCACCAGCCCCATCAAAACTGAAACATTTCCTATAACTGATCAACTACTTTCACATAGTGCGCTAAGTGAAGTGAAAGGTGAAAGCAAGGAAATCAACAAAAAAACAGAAGCTTCTGGGTCCAGAAAATCTGAACGAGCATGTAAAGGTGCCCTTTACAAGACTTTAGTGTCAGAAGGCATGTTGACATCTTTACGAGCAAATGTTGACAGAG GCAAGAAAGCTTCAGGGAAAGGGGGATCCTCTGATCATGAAGGATGTTGGAAGGAGGATGATTGGACATTTTCAAATGTTGGAAGCAGTGGAACCAAAAAGTTGAAAAAATTGAAACAAAAAGATGAATCAGCCCTTGG CTTAGGGAATCTAGAGCAGGAATTTGAAAAGAAATTCAACAGCCTTCCACAATACAGTCCGGTAACCTTTGACCGCAAGAACTCAACAGTGACAAGGAAAAAGAAGAAGAACAGGAGTGGATCCACTGAGCAGCTGAAGTGTGATAAAG CCATATTCCCACAAGATACGAGCTCTGAAGAACATGCGGAGAAAGCAGATCATGCGCCATCAATTCCAAGCAGTCTACTAACGGTCACACAAGAACCACTCGTTGGCAGCCAAAAGCGCAAGGCTAGAAAAACAAAAATAACGCACCTAATCCGAACAGCTGATGGACGATTGTCACCTGCAGGGG ACCTATCAAAGGAGAAGATGTTATGTAAACAGGAGAAGAAAAAGCAGCCAGAAAAGACAGATGCTTTGACTAGTGCAGTCAACTACGGTAGCTCAGAAAATGAACAGGTTTGCAGTATTTCACCGGAAGTGCAAACTACATCAGCTATCCCAGCATTCTTCAGTTTAGCTGCCTTGGCAGAGGTTGCGGCAATGGAAAATGCACACAG AGGCCAACATGCAGTTTCTCTGAACCACGATGGACAGCCCAAGGAAATGGCGCAAA
- the bbx gene encoding HMG box transcription factor BBX isoform X3 codes for MKASSRNKDHSADGDGTGKRPKRKCLQWHPLLAKKMLDFSEEEEEDEEDEDIDKDALSTEGLEHEADETDDDSSEQRARRPMNAFLLFCKRHRSLVRQQHPRLDNRGATKILADWWSVLDPKEKQKYTDLAKEYKDAFLKANPGYKWCPTTNKPLKSPSPTVTTRKKLWTFPTEPTKDFPIIKRVVKTEEMPQINFAMADPTQMGGLSMLLLAGEHALTAKEPGVPDSKQCGNSALFQLAEMCSDRLVTEGVKTESSTIILEDEHKPEIPAVNSPIGTKNDINTKPREWIANEKPLSLLTDNSMTSLNKGEKIKKKKKKKVKLESTKADKQTFKKSGKKRKSSESDIDSLMYTIDAVAKGDWGTEKPSVSPVKSGRCSAKSTENQLYSVSSPPKKKIKPKPIKLSAEKVSELNKHSKVSDSEKITTSPIKTETFPITDQLLSHSALSEVKGESKEINKKTEASGSRKSERACKGALYKTLVSEGMLTSLRANVDRGKKASGKGGSSDHEGCWKEDDWTFSNVGSSGTKKLKKLKQKDESALGLGNLEQEFEKKFNSLPQYSPVTFDRKNSTVTRKKKKNRSGSTEQLKCDKGSSASQKIVSKFKHQKDTLHLTDKAIFPQDTSSEEHAEKADHAPSIPSSLLTVTQEPLVGSQKRKARKTKITHLIRTADGRLSPAGDLSKEKMLCKQEKKKQPEKTDALTSAVNYGSSENEQVCSISPEVQTTSAIPAFFSLAALAEVAAMENAHRGQHAVSLNHDGQPKEMAQTAVLISCADQ; via the exons ATGAAAGCTAGCAGCAGAAACAAAGACCACTCAGCAGATGGCGATGGGACTGGAAAGAGACCAAAACGGAAGTGTCTTCAGTGGCATCCGTTGCTTGCCAAAAAGATGCTGGACTTctctgaggaggaggaggaggatgaggaagACGAAGATATTGATAAG GATGCTTTGAGCACAGAGGGACTTGAACATGAGGCAGATGAGACAGATGATGACTCCTCTGAACAGCGAGCTCGCAGGCCAATGAATGCATTTCTTCTGTTCTGCAAACGGCATCGCTCTTTGGTTCGGCAACAACATCCTCGTCTAGACAACCGTGGTGCTACAAAAATTCTGGCAGACTGGTGGTCTGTCTTAGATCCAAAGGAAAAGCAGAAATACACTGACCTTGCTAAAGAG TATAAGGATGCTTTTCTAAAGGCCAACCCTGGTTACAAATGGTGTCCAACAACAAACAAGCCACTGAAGAGTCCATCACCTACTGTCACAACAAGGAAGAAGCTTTGGACATTTCCAACAGAACCAACAAAGGACTTTCCCATCATCAAAAGGGTGGTAAAGACTGAGGAAATGCCACAAATCAACTTTGCTATGGCAG ATCCCACTCAAATGGGAGGACTCAGCATGCTGCTCTTAGCAGGAGAACATGCCTTAACAGCCAAGGAG CCAGGGGTTCCGGATTCAAAGCAGTGTGGGAATTCTGCATTATTTCAGCTAGCAgag ATGTGTTCAGACCGGTTGGTAACAGAAGGAGTAAAAACTGAATCTTCTACAATTATCCTGGAAGATGAGCATAAGCCTGAGATCCCCGCTGTTAATTCTCCAATTGGTACAAAGAATGACATTAATACCAAGCCAAGGGAGTGGATTGCTAATGAAAAACCATTGTCTTTGCTAACTGACAATTCTATGACAAGTCTTAACAAAGGTGAAAAaattaagaaaaagaaaaagaagaaagttAAACTTGAATCTACCAAAGCTGATAAACAGACATTTAAAAAAAGTGGAAAGAAACGGAAATCTTCTGAGTCTGACATAGATAGTTTAATGTATACTATAGATGCTGTGGCTAAAGGTGACTGGGGCACTGAAAAGCCTTCAGTAAGTCCGGTAAAAAGTGGACGGTGCTCAGCAAAGTCAACTGAAAATCAATTATACTCTGTCTCCAGCCCaccaaagaaaaaaattaaaccaAAACCAATAAAATTATCTGCTGAGAAAGTTTCAGAACTCAACAAACACTCAAAGGTGTCTGATTCTGAGAAGATTACCACCAGCCCCATCAAAACTGAAACATTTCCTATAACTGATCAACTACTTTCACATAGTGCGCTAAGTGAAGTGAAAGGTGAAAGCAAGGAAATCAACAAAAAAACAGAAGCTTCTGGGTCCAGAAAATCTGAACGAGCATGTAAAGGTGCCCTTTACAAGACTTTAGTGTCAGAAGGCATGTTGACATCTTTACGAGCAAATGTTGACAGAG GCAAGAAAGCTTCAGGGAAAGGGGGATCCTCTGATCATGAAGGATGTTGGAAGGAGGATGATTGGACATTTTCAAATGTTGGAAGCAGTGGAACCAAAAAGTTGAAAAAATTGAAACAAAAAGATGAATCAGCCCTTGG CTTAGGGAATCTAGAGCAGGAATTTGAAAAGAAATTCAACAGCCTTCCACAATACAGTCCGGTAACCTTTGACCGCAAGAACTCAACAGTGACAAGGAAAAAGAAGAAGAACAGGAGTGGATCCACTGAGCAGCTGAAGTGTGATAAAG GATCATCTGCATCTCAGAAAATAGTCAGCAAGTTTAAACACCAAAAGGACACACTTCATTTAACTGATAAAG CCATATTCCCACAAGATACGAGCTCTGAAGAACATGCGGAGAAAGCAGATCATGCGCCATCAATTCCAAGCAGTCTACTAACGGTCACACAAGAACCACTCGTTGGCAGCCAAAAGCGCAAGGCTAGAAAAACAAAAATAACGCACCTAATCCGAACAGCTGATGGACGATTGTCACCTGCAGGGG ACCTATCAAAGGAGAAGATGTTATGTAAACAGGAGAAGAAAAAGCAGCCAGAAAAGACAGATGCTTTGACTAGTGCAGTCAACTACGGTAGCTCAGAAAATGAACAGGTTTGCAGTATTTCACCGGAAGTGCAAACTACATCAGCTATCCCAGCATTCTTCAGTTTAGCTGCCTTGGCAGAGGTTGCGGCAATGGAAAATGCACACAG AGGCCAACATGCAGTTTCTCTGAACCACGATGGACAGCCCAAGGAAATGGCGCAAA